A region from the Arthrobacter gengyunqii genome encodes:
- a CDS encoding DUF1206 domain-containing protein translates to MAHTGHGDRLASAAEKAADSQGFERAARVGYVASGVLHLLIGVIALQIASGSGGSADSSGAVAALAAQPGGLILLWICFLGCLALALFQASRVWLDGRGLQGKDAWKVRGSAATQAITYGAIGVSFGTVALGGGTDSGESSAGWSAKLMAQPAGAVLLGLVGLGIVVVGGYFIFKGATGRFRKDLSAIPAGTWDRAVTITGTLGFVAKGVSLAILGILVMVAAFTAAPEKSTGLDGALHALREQPFGGLALGAVGAGMICYGLYTGILRARFAKL, encoded by the coding sequence TTGGCTCACACAGGACATGGGGACCGGCTCGCTTCGGCCGCAGAAAAAGCGGCGGATTCACAGGGATTTGAGCGGGCCGCGCGCGTTGGATACGTCGCCAGCGGAGTGCTGCACCTGCTGATCGGCGTGATTGCCCTGCAGATCGCCTCCGGCAGCGGCGGCAGTGCGGATTCCTCCGGAGCCGTCGCTGCCCTGGCTGCCCAGCCCGGCGGACTGATCCTGCTCTGGATCTGTTTCCTGGGCTGCCTTGCCCTCGCATTATTCCAGGCATCGCGCGTCTGGCTGGACGGCCGCGGACTGCAGGGCAAAGACGCCTGGAAAGTGCGCGGCTCCGCGGCCACCCAGGCCATCACCTACGGTGCGATCGGCGTATCCTTCGGCACCGTTGCCTTGGGCGGCGGCACGGACAGCGGCGAGAGTTCCGCAGGCTGGAGCGCCAAGCTGATGGCTCAGCCGGCGGGCGCCGTCCTGCTGGGCCTGGTGGGACTCGGCATCGTCGTTGTTGGCGGATATTTCATTTTCAAGGGCGCCACCGGACGTTTCCGCAAGGATTTGTCGGCGATCCCGGCGGGCACCTGGGACCGCGCCGTCACCATTACCGGCACGCTGGGCTTTGTCGCCAAGGGAGTGTCCCTGGCTATCCTGGGCATCCTGGTGATGGTGGCCGCTTTCACGGCCGCCCCGGAGAAGTCCACCGGGCTCGACGGCGCACTCCACGCCCTGCGCGAGCAGCCCTTCGGCGGGCTGGCGCTGGGAGCCGTGGGCGCGGGAATGATCTGTTACGGGTTGTACACCGGGATCCTGCGCGCCCGGTTCGCCAAGCTGTAG
- a CDS encoding MmcQ/YjbR family DNA-binding protein produces MDAAEVRRVCLGFPGAYEDFPFGPESSVFKVQATGGKAKMFALCALAGMPLTISLKCEPELAQQLRAAHPQINGAWHMNKKHWNSVVLDDGLEDGLVRDLVEDSYDLVVASLPARDRESLAWKGLAGG; encoded by the coding sequence ATGGACGCGGCAGAAGTGAGGCGGGTATGCCTGGGGTTCCCGGGCGCTTACGAGGATTTCCCGTTTGGCCCGGAATCGTCTGTGTTCAAGGTGCAGGCAACCGGTGGCAAAGCGAAAATGTTTGCCCTGTGTGCGTTGGCCGGCATGCCCCTGACGATCAGCCTGAAGTGTGAGCCGGAGCTGGCCCAGCAGCTGCGGGCCGCCCATCCGCAGATCAACGGAGCCTGGCACATGAACAAGAAACACTGGAATTCCGTGGTGCTGGATGACGGACTGGAGGACGGGCTGGTGCGTGACTTGGTGGAGGATTCCTACGATTTGGTAGTGGCGTCGCTGCCGGCCCGGGACCGGGAGTCGCTGGCCTGGAAAGGGCTGGCGGGCGGATGA
- a CDS encoding DUF1990 family protein — protein MSRELTYSESGYTRRPYPRPLTDRWPEGYRLVLRRESLDVPDPAAGYLRLANGILNWDLHRKAGLWVVPGTPRAAPGVEVASGIGVGPLRYYAPCRVLWAEEPAVDDDGMPVPGQRAGFGYGTLRGHPERGEEGFYAELDGDGKLIFRIAAYSRPANRVMAAGDFANRGAQAFFTRRYLAAASVLAAGS, from the coding sequence ATGAGCCGGGAACTGACTTATTCGGAAAGCGGCTACACGCGCCGGCCCTATCCGAGGCCGCTGACTGACCGGTGGCCTGAGGGCTACCGGCTGGTGCTGCGCCGGGAGAGCCTGGATGTCCCGGATCCGGCGGCCGGGTACCTGCGGCTGGCGAACGGGATCCTGAACTGGGATCTGCACCGGAAGGCCGGACTGTGGGTGGTGCCGGGCACGCCGCGTGCGGCTCCGGGAGTGGAGGTGGCCTCGGGCATCGGCGTGGGCCCGCTGCGCTACTACGCTCCCTGCCGGGTGCTGTGGGCTGAGGAACCGGCAGTGGACGACGACGGCATGCCGGTTCCCGGCCAGCGGGCAGGTTTTGGCTACGGCACGCTTCGCGGCCATCCGGAACGGGGAGAAGAGGGTTTTTATGCGGAGCTGGACGGCGACGGAAAACTCATCTTCCGGATCGCCGCCTACAGCCGCCCCGCCAACCGGGTGATGGCTGCCGGGGACTTCGCGAACCGCGGTGCGCAGGCGTTCTTCACCCGGCGCTACTTGGCCGCGGCCTCCGTGCTGGCTGCCGGCAGCTGA
- a CDS encoding GNAT family N-acetyltransferase, giving the protein MTLTPDLPAPASGVITDRLSLDPVSPAEMDALISHSRLPGWAEDFPQPTDLDAARQFFEQGIHTAAPAALATRLIREQETGEVVGTVGFLLLPEDGDVEVSYSVVPSRRNRGYATEALISLARVALDEPVVSRVIAHTEEENTASQELLLTAGFMPEEVPGLGLAFVLLRDQLPAASTEAAAK; this is encoded by the coding sequence GTGACTCTAACTCCCGACCTCCCGGCACCGGCTTCCGGCGTCATCACTGACCGCCTGAGCCTGGACCCCGTGTCCCCAGCGGAGATGGATGCCCTCATCTCCCACTCCCGACTGCCCGGCTGGGCTGAGGACTTTCCCCAGCCCACCGACCTCGACGCCGCCCGCCAGTTTTTTGAGCAGGGAATTCACACCGCTGCGCCTGCTGCTCTGGCGACGCGACTTATCCGCGAGCAAGAGACGGGTGAGGTGGTGGGGACCGTCGGTTTCCTGCTGCTGCCCGAAGACGGTGACGTGGAAGTGAGTTACAGCGTGGTTCCTTCCCGCAGGAACCGTGGCTACGCCACTGAGGCACTGATTTCGCTCGCCCGGGTGGCCCTGGACGAGCCCGTAGTCTCCCGGGTCATTGCCCACACGGAGGAGGAGAACACCGCCTCGCAGGAACTCCTGCTCACCGCCGGTTTTATGCCGGAGGAAGTTCCCGGTTTGGGACTGGCGTTTGTCCTGCTCCGCGATCAGCTGCCGGCAGCCAGCACGGAGGCCGCGGCCAAGTAG